One Candidatus Binatia bacterium genomic window carries:
- a CDS encoding bifunctional phosphoglucose/phosphomannose isomerase, translating into MSPARKPARRSAASRKPASRKRPAPRAAVPLDDPRRRERLDPRGMAARIESFPEQIRAGASIAAPALRHLTPGVPRRLVLFGMGGSAIAGDLLRAVAEREGTAPVHVVRHYLPPAWLTPEDFLVFSSYSGETEETLSAFEATRSIGARGCVLSTGGTLAAQAGAAGIPAAYLPPGHPPRAALGYSFATLAAVASHVGVVPGLGDRMEGAAQAVERVVSACGTRVLQSRNLAKKLAIRLAGRAVLVIGGERGLAAVAQRWKGQLNENAKQLAWASVLPEMNHNEVDGFAGPKAAVGRLAVVLLREPEEHPRIAARFAWLGAYLKRKDVVAVEVLAEGEDAAARLLGASALGDFVSYYLALANGVDPSALPGVESLKEALLR; encoded by the coding sequence GTGAGCCCGGCGCGAAAGCCGGCCCGCCGGAGCGCGGCCTCGCGGAAGCCCGCGAGCCGGAAGCGGCCCGCGCCGAGAGCGGCCGTCCCGCTGGACGACCCCCGGCGCCGGGAGCGCCTCGACCCGCGGGGCATGGCGGCGCGCATCGAATCGTTCCCGGAGCAGATTCGCGCCGGCGCCTCGATCGCCGCGCCGGCCCTTCGGCATCTCACGCCCGGGGTGCCGCGACGGCTCGTCCTCTTCGGCATGGGGGGCTCCGCCATCGCCGGCGATCTGCTGCGCGCCGTCGCCGAGCGCGAGGGAACGGCACCGGTGCACGTGGTCCGCCACTACCTGCCGCCGGCGTGGCTCACGCCAGAGGATTTTCTCGTCTTTTCCTCCTATTCGGGAGAGACCGAGGAGACGCTCTCCGCCTTCGAGGCGACGCGCTCGATCGGCGCCAGGGGATGCGTCCTCTCGACCGGCGGGACCCTCGCCGCCCAGGCCGGCGCGGCCGGGATTCCCGCGGCGTACCTCCCGCCGGGGCATCCCCCCCGCGCGGCGCTCGGGTACTCCTTCGCGACCCTGGCCGCGGTGGCCTCCCACGTGGGCGTCGTTCCCGGCCTCGGGGACCGCATGGAGGGGGCCGCCCAGGCCGTGGAGCGGGTGGTTTCCGCCTGCGGGACGCGTGTGCTACAATCGCGCAACTTAGCCAAAAAACTGGCGATACGCTTGGCGGGACGCGCCGTCCTGGTGATCGGGGGGGAGCGCGGCCTGGCGGCGGTCGCGCAGCGTTGGAAGGGCCAGCTCAACGAGAACGCCAAGCAGCTCGCGTGGGCCTCGGTTCTTCCGGAGATGAATCACAACGAGGTGGACGGCTTCGCCGGGCCGAAGGCCGCGGTGGGGCGCCTCGCGGTCGTGCTGCTCCGCGAGCCGGAGGAGCACCCGCGGATCGCCGCCCGGTTCGCCTGGCTCGGCGCCTATCTGAAGCGGAAGGATGTCGTCGCGGTCGAGGTTCTCGCCGAGGGCGAGGACGCGGCGGCGCGGCTCCTCGGAGCGTCCGCCCTGGGAGATTTCGTGAGCTATTACCTCGCGCTCGCCAATGGAGTGGATCCGAGCGCCCTTCCGGGGGTGGAGTCGCTGAAAGAAGCCCTCCTCCGGTGA
- a CDS encoding DNA translocase FtsK 4TM domain-containing protein, whose protein sequence is MWLLGRVPVRRKYQILGLCLLSVALFVALALFTRDARDTTADLLSTGAVRNQGGVVGAFVASGLVTSLGLVGAWLAPIALLAWGWNRIRLRPAGDLALRTAIGFCGAVLALGLLDLLSGGNRGLAGRLGEWIGLVATRLLGRVGSELALGTALVVIGVVAFELGASSPLRRAAAALLARILPAPAPKKRAAAAPAEEAAAPEPPRRGRKAPIVEEEEALASAFSPPAGENAARRESKPRIVSRSERAESMSIPFPPPSPAAPEKRRTAPATVGGLGSAPGVPGSAGAPEAGLSLSPAPAMDAALPPVDLLDRHESKTHAVDEAELLELSRVLERTLADFDVAGKVSEVHPGPVITLFEYEPAPGVKVNQILNRQDDLALSLKAQRIRIVAPIPGKAAVGIEIPNRKKALVSFREIVTSKTFQESGDALPFALGKDVAGEPFTTSLEKMPHLLIAGATGSGKSVCINTLIMSLLMTRTPAELRFIMIDPKMLELTPYNKIPHLAMPVVTEPKKAAQALRYCVKQMETRYQLLAKHGARNIESYNRLGLDPAVAGADAKLPYLVVVVDELADLMALLPAEIEEPIGRLAQMARAVGIHLILATQRPSVDVITGMIKANFPSRIAFQVASRTDSRVILDMNGAESLLGHGDSLFLPAGKPEPYRIHGSYVSGEEIERVVGFLKSQGGQVVADDSALEQVRALEETESDDELFEEAMRLVVLHQQASTSMLQRRLKVGYSRAARLLDLLEERGVVGPSEGAKGREVLVTEHELAERRAAHASLDEDA, encoded by the coding sequence ATGTGGCTCTTGGGACGGGTGCCCGTCCGCCGCAAGTACCAGATCCTGGGGCTCTGCCTTCTCTCGGTCGCCCTCTTCGTCGCGCTCGCCCTCTTCACGCGCGACGCGCGCGACACGACGGCCGATCTCCTCTCCACGGGCGCCGTCCGGAACCAGGGCGGGGTCGTCGGCGCGTTCGTCGCCTCGGGCCTCGTCACCTCCCTCGGCCTCGTGGGCGCCTGGCTCGCGCCGATCGCGCTCCTCGCCTGGGGGTGGAACCGGATCCGGCTTCGCCCCGCGGGCGACCTCGCGCTGCGCACCGCGATCGGATTCTGCGGCGCCGTGCTCGCGCTGGGACTTCTCGATCTCCTCTCGGGCGGAAACCGCGGCCTGGCCGGGCGCCTGGGCGAGTGGATCGGGCTCGTCGCCACCCGGCTCCTCGGCCGCGTGGGGAGCGAGCTGGCGCTCGGCACCGCGCTCGTGGTGATCGGCGTGGTCGCGTTCGAGCTCGGGGCCTCCTCGCCGCTCCGCCGCGCGGCCGCCGCACTCCTCGCCCGCATCCTCCCCGCGCCGGCGCCCAAGAAGCGCGCCGCGGCCGCGCCGGCCGAGGAGGCCGCCGCGCCCGAGCCGCCGCGACGCGGCCGGAAGGCCCCGATCGTCGAAGAGGAAGAGGCGCTCGCCTCGGCGTTCTCGCCTCCGGCCGGCGAGAACGCCGCGCGGCGCGAATCCAAGCCGCGCATCGTGTCGCGGAGCGAGCGCGCGGAATCGATGTCGATCCCGTTCCCGCCTCCCTCGCCCGCGGCGCCGGAGAAGCGGCGGACCGCCCCGGCCACCGTGGGCGGACTGGGATCGGCCCCGGGCGTGCCCGGCTCCGCCGGCGCTCCGGAAGCGGGGCTCTCGCTGTCGCCCGCGCCCGCGATGGACGCGGCGCTCCCCCCGGTGGACCTTCTCGACCGCCACGAGTCGAAGACGCACGCCGTGGACGAGGCCGAGCTCCTCGAGCTCTCGCGCGTGCTCGAGCGCACGCTGGCCGATTTCGACGTGGCGGGGAAGGTCTCCGAGGTGCACCCCGGCCCCGTGATCACCCTGTTCGAGTACGAGCCCGCGCCGGGCGTCAAGGTGAACCAGATCCTGAACCGTCAGGACGATCTCGCGCTCTCGCTCAAGGCGCAGCGGATCCGCATCGTGGCGCCGATCCCGGGGAAGGCGGCGGTCGGGATCGAGATCCCCAACCGCAAGAAAGCGCTCGTCTCCTTCCGCGAGATCGTGACGTCGAAGACGTTCCAGGAGAGCGGGGACGCGCTGCCGTTCGCCCTGGGCAAGGACGTGGCGGGAGAGCCGTTCACGACGTCCCTCGAGAAGATGCCGCACCTCCTGATCGCCGGGGCGACCGGCTCCGGGAAGAGCGTCTGCATCAACACGCTGATCATGAGCCTGCTCATGACGCGCACGCCGGCCGAGCTCCGCTTCATCATGATCGATCCCAAGATGCTCGAGCTCACGCCGTACAACAAGATCCCGCACCTCGCGATGCCGGTGGTGACCGAGCCCAAGAAGGCGGCGCAGGCGCTCCGCTACTGCGTGAAGCAGATGGAGACCCGCTACCAGCTCCTCGCCAAGCACGGGGCGCGGAACATCGAGTCGTACAACCGGCTGGGCCTCGATCCCGCGGTCGCCGGGGCGGACGCCAAGCTCCCGTACCTGGTCGTGGTGGTGGACGAGCTGGCCGATCTGATGGCGCTCCTCCCCGCGGAGATCGAGGAGCCGATCGGCCGCCTCGCGCAGATGGCGCGCGCGGTGGGCATCCACCTGATCCTTGCGACGCAGCGCCCCTCGGTGGACGTGATCACGGGGATGATCAAGGCGAACTTCCCCTCGCGGATCGCCTTCCAGGTCGCGAGCCGCACCGACTCGCGGGTCATCCTGGACATGAACGGCGCGGAGAGCCTTCTCGGTCACGGCGACTCGCTCTTCCTCCCGGCCGGAAAGCCCGAGCCCTACCGCATCCACGGCTCCTACGTGTCGGGCGAGGAGATCGAGCGCGTCGTGGGCTTCCTGAAATCGCAGGGGGGCCAGGTCGTGGCGGACGACTCCGCACTGGAGCAGGTGCGCGCCCTGGAGGAGACGGAGAGCGACGACGAGCTGTTCGAAGAGGCGATGCGCCTGGTGGTGCTCCACCAGCAGGCGTCGACCTCGATGCTCCAGCGCCGGCTCAAGGTCGGCTACTCGCGCGCGGCGCGGCTCCTCGATCTCCTCGAGGAGCGCGGCGTGGTCGGGCCGTCCGAGGGGGCGAAGGGGCGCGAAGTGCTGGTCACCGAGCATGAGCTGGCCGAGCGGCGCGCGGCCCATGCGTCGCTGGACGAGGACGCGTGA
- the rimO gene encoding 30S ribosomal protein S12 methylthiotransferase RimO, giving the protein MSVPIGLTAAGASVPARIEPGEDAGAATVRVALVTLGCAKNLVDSEIMAGLLASGGFSTTASPEEADVAIVNTCAFIGPAQKESIDRILEMAALKREGRLRGLVVAGCLAQRFQGEILREIPEVDAVVGTGQVEAIVRVAHRVRRGAEAPLLEVGPAGTAVDLAAHRAVSTPRHLAYLRIADGCDFRCTFCIIPTLRGDLRSRPLESVVEEARRLAEAGTKELLLIAQDSTSYGADRYGTSRLPELLRAIAGVPGIEWIRVHYTHPKTWNEELIRAFEEEPKICRYVDIPLQHATDAMLRRMRREVRRADTERLMETLRSRLPGVAIRTHFIVGFPGETDEDFEELLRTVERAAYDHVGCFAYSREEGTPAGRMKEQVPERVKLERRRRLLTAQRSVAARVWGAWVGREVTARVDGPGAKPGVWEGRVEQQGYEVDGKTLIRTRAGHAPLLPGDRVTVRIRAARGYDLDGEVLT; this is encoded by the coding sequence GTGAGCGTCCCGATCGGGCTGACCGCGGCGGGGGCGTCCGTGCCCGCGCGCATCGAGCCGGGCGAGGACGCCGGCGCCGCCACGGTGCGGGTGGCCCTGGTCACGCTCGGCTGCGCGAAGAACCTCGTGGACTCGGAGATCATGGCGGGGTTGCTCGCCTCCGGCGGGTTTTCGACGACCGCGTCGCCCGAAGAGGCCGACGTCGCGATCGTGAACACCTGCGCCTTCATCGGTCCCGCCCAGAAGGAGTCGATCGACCGGATCCTCGAGATGGCCGCGCTGAAGCGCGAGGGACGCCTGCGCGGCCTGGTCGTGGCGGGATGCCTGGCGCAGCGCTTCCAGGGGGAGATCCTCCGCGAGATTCCCGAAGTGGACGCCGTCGTCGGGACCGGGCAGGTCGAGGCGATCGTGCGCGTCGCGCACCGGGTGCGCCGCGGCGCCGAGGCACCCCTCCTCGAGGTGGGGCCCGCCGGCACCGCGGTCGATCTCGCCGCGCATCGCGCGGTCTCGACGCCGCGGCACCTGGCCTATCTCCGTATCGCCGACGGCTGCGACTTCCGCTGCACCTTCTGCATCATCCCGACGCTCCGCGGGGATCTCCGGAGCCGGCCGCTGGAGTCGGTGGTGGAGGAGGCGCGGCGGCTGGCCGAGGCCGGCACGAAGGAGCTGCTCCTGATCGCGCAGGACTCCACGTCCTACGGCGCCGACCGCTACGGGACCTCGCGCCTTCCCGAGCTCCTGCGGGCGATCGCGGGCGTTCCGGGGATCGAGTGGATCCGGGTGCACTACACGCATCCCAAGACCTGGAACGAGGAGCTGATCCGCGCCTTCGAGGAGGAGCCGAAGATCTGCCGCTACGTCGACATTCCGCTGCAGCACGCCACCGACGCGATGCTCCGGCGCATGCGTCGCGAGGTGCGCCGCGCCGACACGGAGCGCCTCATGGAGACGCTCCGGAGCCGGCTGCCCGGCGTGGCGATCCGCACCCACTTCATCGTGGGCTTTCCCGGCGAGACCGACGAGGACTTCGAGGAGCTCCTCCGCACGGTCGAGCGCGCCGCGTACGACCACGTCGGGTGCTTCGCCTATTCGCGCGAGGAGGGGACGCCGGCGGGGCGGATGAAGGAGCAGGTTCCGGAGCGGGTGAAGCTCGAGCGGCGGCGGCGGCTCCTCACGGCGCAGCGCTCGGTGGCCGCGCGGGTGTGGGGCGCCTGGGTCGGGCGCGAGGTGACGGCGCGCGTGGACGGGCCCGGCGCGAAGCCGGGCGTGTGGGAGGGACGCGTGGAGCAGCAGGGCTACGAGGTGGACGGGAAGACGCTGATCCGGACGCGCGCGGGGCACGCCCCGCTTTTGCCGGGCGACCGGGTGACGGTCCGGATCCGCGCCGCGCGGGGCTACGACCTGGACGGGGAGGTTCTCACGTGA
- a CDS encoding sugar phosphate nucleotidyltransferase, with translation MRPVAVIPVAGAGTRLKPHTITTPKALLTVAGKPILGHILDQIALVSPERVVLVIGPGPHGERLRAYAASRTDLAVSCVVQEEPLGLGHAVSRAAEAVGTAPSLILLGDTIVRADLRGLVTGGSKVGVREVEDPRRFGVAELENGRIVSLVEKPEHPKSNLALVGLYYLEDSPLLFSCLQQVERSGKRTKGEIQLTDGLAEMLARGADLRPFPVEGWYDCGKTDALLETNRALLDVAGNHVERPGVVIVPPVALDPTADVMHSVIGPHASIGARARVRRSVVKNSIVNEGAIVEDVLLDLSVVGENTVVRGGYQRLNVGDSSEVEVS, from the coding sequence GTGAGGCCGGTCGCCGTCATTCCGGTCGCGGGCGCGGGAACGCGCCTGAAGCCGCACACGATCACCACCCCCAAGGCGCTGCTCACGGTCGCGGGGAAGCCGATCCTGGGGCACATCCTGGATCAGATCGCGCTCGTGAGCCCGGAGCGCGTCGTGCTGGTCATCGGGCCGGGCCCGCACGGCGAGCGGCTCCGGGCGTATGCGGCGTCGCGGACCGATCTCGCGGTCTCCTGCGTCGTGCAGGAGGAGCCGCTCGGCCTGGGACACGCCGTGTCGCGCGCGGCCGAGGCGGTGGGGACGGCGCCGAGCCTGATCCTGCTCGGCGACACGATCGTCCGCGCTGACCTGCGCGGGCTCGTGACCGGAGGATCGAAAGTGGGCGTGCGCGAGGTGGAAGACCCGCGGCGGTTCGGCGTGGCCGAGCTGGAGAACGGGAGGATCGTGTCGCTGGTGGAGAAACCCGAGCACCCGAAATCGAATCTGGCCCTGGTCGGACTCTACTATCTCGAGGATTCCCCCCTTCTCTTCTCCTGCCTGCAGCAGGTGGAGCGCTCGGGCAAGCGCACCAAGGGGGAGATCCAGCTCACCGACGGCCTGGCGGAGATGCTCGCGCGCGGCGCGGACCTTCGCCCCTTCCCGGTGGAGGGCTGGTATGATTGCGGCAAGACCGACGCCCTGCTCGAGACGAACCGCGCGCTCCTGGACGTGGCCGGCAACCACGTCGAGCGGCCGGGCGTGGTCATCGTGCCTCCCGTCGCTCTGGACCCGACGGCGGACGTGATGCACTCGGTCATCGGTCCCCACGCATCCATCGGCGCGCGCGCGCGCGTGCGCCGCTCGGTGGTCAAGAACTCGATCGTCAACGAAGGCGCGATCGTCGAGGACGTGCTGCTGGATCTCTCCGTGGTCGGAGAGAACACGGTCGTCCGCGGCGGCTATCAGCGTCTCAACGTCGGAGACTCTTCGGAGGTCGAAGTCTCGTGA
- the ahcY gene encoding adenosylhomocysteinase, giving the protein MTPQGHVANSKLAEEGLRRIEWSEREMPVLRQIRERFAKEKPFRGRRVAACLHVTTETANLMVTLKAGGAEIALCASNPLSTQDDVAAALAHRLGIPTFAIKGEDPETYYKHIAACLDVRPEFTMDDGADLVTVLHTQRAGDAKGVIAGTEETTTGVIRLRAMAKDGALRYPILAVNDAKTKHLFDNRYGTGQSTIDGVLRATNRLLAGSKFVVLGYGWCGRGLASRARGMGAHVIVTEIDPLPALEAVMDGFPVMPASEAAKVGDVFVTVTGNLNVIRMEHFRQMKDGAIVANSGHFNAEIDLEALAKEASASREVRPFVQEFTLGSKRVFVLGEGRLINLAAAEGHPASVMDMSFANQALGLEYLQTHAKELKPNVYAIPAPVDAEIARLKLEALGVRIDTLTPEQVAYLASWQQGT; this is encoded by the coding sequence ATGACGCCGCAGGGACATGTGGCGAATTCCAAGCTGGCCGAGGAAGGACTCCGCCGCATCGAGTGGTCCGAGCGGGAGATGCCGGTGCTGCGGCAGATCCGCGAGCGGTTCGCCAAGGAAAAGCCCTTCCGCGGGCGGCGGGTCGCCGCCTGCCTGCACGTGACCACCGAGACCGCGAATCTCATGGTGACCCTGAAGGCCGGCGGCGCGGAGATCGCGCTCTGCGCCAGCAACCCGCTCTCGACGCAGGACGACGTGGCCGCGGCGCTCGCGCACCGGCTCGGCATCCCGACGTTCGCGATCAAGGGCGAGGACCCCGAGACCTACTACAAGCACATCGCGGCCTGCCTGGACGTGCGCCCCGAATTCACCATGGATGACGGCGCCGACCTGGTCACCGTGCTCCACACGCAGCGCGCGGGCGACGCCAAGGGCGTCATCGCGGGGACCGAGGAGACCACCACCGGGGTCATCCGTCTTCGCGCCATGGCCAAGGACGGGGCCCTCCGCTACCCGATCCTCGCCGTGAACGACGCCAAGACGAAGCACCTCTTCGACAACCGCTACGGGACGGGGCAGAGCACCATCGACGGCGTGCTCCGCGCCACCAACCGGCTCCTGGCCGGCTCCAAGTTCGTCGTGCTGGGCTACGGATGGTGCGGGCGCGGCCTCGCCAGCCGCGCGCGGGGGATGGGCGCGCACGTGATCGTGACCGAGATCGATCCGCTTCCCGCGCTCGAAGCGGTGATGGACGGCTTTCCGGTCATGCCAGCCTCCGAGGCGGCGAAGGTCGGCGACGTGTTCGTCACCGTCACCGGAAACCTGAACGTGATCCGCATGGAGCACTTCCGCCAGATGAAAGACGGCGCCATCGTCGCGAACTCGGGGCACTTCAACGCGGAGATCGACCTCGAGGCGCTCGCGAAGGAAGCCTCCGCGTCGCGCGAGGTGCGACCCTTCGTGCAGGAGTTCACGCTCGGGTCCAAGCGGGTCTTCGTCCTGGGCGAGGGAAGGCTCATCAACCTCGCCGCCGCCGAGGGGCATCCCGCCTCCGTCATGGACATGAGCTTCGCCAACCAGGCGCTGGGGCTGGAATACCTGCAGACCCACGCGAAGGAGCTGAAGCCGAACGTCTACGCCATTCCCGCTCCGGTGGACGCCGAGATCGCGCGCCTGAAGCTGGAAGCGCTTGGAGTCCGCATCGACACGCTGACGCCCGAGCAGGTCGCGTACCTCGCGTCCTGGCAGCAGGGAACGTAG
- the metK gene encoding methionine adenosyltransferase, with amino-acid sequence MLFTSESVTEGHPDKVADQISDAVLDGILSQDPFGRVACETLVTTGLALVAGEITTKCYVDIPRIVRETIRSIGYDDPQYGFDWETCSVLTAIDEQSRDIAQGVDRRGAGDQGLMFGYAVRETPELMPLPIMLAHRLTKALADARRSGKFPEIRPDGKSQVTVEYEDDVPKRIDTVVLSTQHAEMSDAEIARLRDRIIDEIIRPALPKGLVDKDPVYHINPTGRFVLGGPRADTGLTGRKIIVDSYGGFGGHGGGAFSGKDPTKVDRSGSYAARHVAKNLVGSGLADRVTVQVAYAIGVEEPVSVMVDSHGTGKVPDARLGELVRKHFDLRPQAIIHALDLRKPIYRRTAAYGHFGRDQEGFKWELLDRVEELKRDA; translated from the coding sequence ATGCTGTTCACGTCCGAATCGGTGACCGAGGGGCATCCCGACAAGGTGGCCGACCAGATCTCCGACGCGGTCCTCGACGGGATCCTGAGCCAGGATCCCTTCGGCCGGGTCGCCTGCGAGACGCTCGTGACGACCGGGCTGGCCCTGGTCGCCGGCGAGATCACCACGAAGTGCTACGTCGACATCCCGCGCATCGTGCGCGAGACGATCCGCTCGATCGGCTACGACGACCCGCAGTACGGCTTCGACTGGGAGACCTGCTCGGTCCTGACCGCGATCGACGAGCAGTCGCGCGACATCGCGCAGGGCGTGGACCGCCGCGGCGCGGGGGATCAGGGGCTCATGTTCGGCTACGCCGTGCGCGAGACGCCGGAGCTGATGCCGCTTCCGATCATGCTGGCGCACCGGCTGACGAAGGCGCTCGCCGATGCGCGCCGGTCGGGGAAGTTCCCGGAGATCCGCCCCGACGGCAAGTCGCAGGTCACGGTCGAGTACGAAGACGACGTGCCGAAGCGGATCGACACCGTCGTGCTCTCGACCCAGCACGCGGAGATGAGCGACGCCGAGATCGCCCGGCTTCGCGATCGCATCATCGACGAGATCATCCGGCCGGCCCTCCCCAAGGGACTGGTCGACAAGGATCCGGTCTACCACATCAACCCCACGGGCCGGTTCGTCTTGGGCGGCCCGCGCGCGGATACGGGACTGACCGGCCGGAAGATCATCGTCGACAGCTACGGCGGCTTCGGCGGGCACGGCGGGGGCGCCTTCAGCGGGAAGGATCCGACGAAGGTGGATCGCTCGGGCTCGTACGCGGCGCGCCACGTGGCGAAGAACCTGGTGGGCTCGGGCCTCGCCGACCGCGTGACGGTGCAGGTCGCCTACGCCATCGGCGTCGAGGAGCCGGTCTCGGTGATGGTGGACAGCCACGGCACCGGCAAGGTGCCGGACGCCCGGCTGGGCGAGCTGGTGCGGAAGCATTTCGACTTGAGGCCGCAGGCGATCATCCATGCGCTCGATTTGCGGAAGCCGATCTACCGGCGCACCGCGGCCTACGGACATTTCGGACGCGACCAGGAGGGGTTCAAGTGGGAGCTCCTCGATCGCGTGGAGGAATTGAAGCGTGACGCCTGA